In Chloroflexota bacterium, the DNA window TTGTTCGTATCGTCCGTCGCGCGCAGTCAACAGGAGGCGATGTTCCTCGCGTTCCTCACGATGTTGCCAAGCATCTTTCTTGCCGGCTTTTTCTTTCCACTCGAGGCGATGCCTGGTTGGTTGCAAGCCATCAGTTATGCCGTGCCGCTCCGCTACATGCTCGTGATTCTCCGCAGCATCATCTTGAAAGGCGCCGGCATCGGTTCGTTTGAAGAGCCAGTCATCGCGCTCGTGATTCTTGGTCCTCTGATTCTGATCGGCGCGTCATTGCGTTTTCGCAAGTCGCTTGAATAAACATGATTTCACTTAACCACCTCACCAAGCAATTCGCCGAAACTGTCGCGGTCAAAAATCTTTCGTTCGACGTGAACGCCGGCGAAATTTTCGGCTTGATCGGTCCCGATGGCGCGGGCAAGACGACGACACTGCGCGTCATCGCGACCGCGATGAATCCCACGTCCGGCGCGGTCACCGTGGATGGACGCGACACGGTGCGCGACGCCGAAGCCGCGAAGCAGGTGATCGGTTACATGCCGCAGCGGTTCGCGCTCTATCCCGATTTAACCGTCCTCGAGAATTTGAATTTCTTTGCCGATTTATTCGGCGCGTCGCGCGACGAACGTCTCGCGCTCATCGCCCGCTTGTTGGGTTTCGCGCGGCTCACCGAATTTCAGACGCGCCTCGCGCGCAACTTGTCCGGCGGGATGCAGAAAAAACTCGCGCTCGCCGCGTCGCTGATGCATCGTCCGCGCGTCTTGTTGCTCGACGAGCCGACAACCGGTGTAGACCCGATCAGTCGCCGCGAGTTTTGGGATTTGTTGAGCGAGGTGCATTTGCAAGGTGTGACGATCATCATCGCGACGCCGTACTTGGACGAAGCGGAACGGTGCACGCGCGTCGGCTTGATGTATCGCGGCGAAATGATCGCGTGCGATACCCCAAGCGCGATTCGCGAACATCTCGGCGCGGTCGCCCTCGAAGCGCAATCGTCCCAGGCGAAACTCGCGCGGCGCGCCATCGAAACCGGCGCAGGTGTGTTGAGCGTTTCGACGCACGGCGATTCGCTGCGCGTGCTGGTTGATCGCGCGGAACGTGAAGCGGAACTGCGCGAGGTTTGGAACACGCATGGCATCGCGATAGATCATGTGCGCGTCGTCAAGCCGCGTCTCGAAGATGCGTTCGTGTTGATGACGACCCAGCGCGAACGCAAACCCGAGGGGGCGCCGTGACAATCGCGCGGCATGTGTTCGCGATCCTGATGTTGCCGTTTATCGTGACCGTCGTCATTCCATCGCTCGTCATTTGCTCGAATGGCGCGGTCAATATCGGTTGGTCGTTGACGCCGCCGCTGAATTTCGCGCCGCCGTTGCTCGGAATCGGTTTGATCGGCGCGGGCTTGACTTTAATCGTCAAAACGATTTCGTTGTTCGCGAACGTTGGGCGGGGCACGCTCGCGCCGTGGGACCCGCCGCAAAAACTGGTGGTGCGCGGCATCTATCGGCAGACGCGCAACCCGATGATCACCGGGGTCTTGGGCGTTTTGCTCGGCGAAGCGATGTGCTTGGGTGTCCTGGGTTTGTTCGTCTGGTTCGCGGTTTTTCTGCTGATGAATCTCGTTTACATTGCACTGATTGAAGAACCTGGGTTGCAACAGCGTTTCGGCGACGCGTATGCGGAGTATCAACGCAACGTGCCGCGGTGGATTCCGCGCCGCGAACCCTGGGAACCAAGGTCTGACGATGAATGACGTTTCACTCTTTGTCGAAAACCTGCGTAAGCATTTCGACA includes these proteins:
- a CDS encoding ABC transporter ATP-binding protein → MNMISLNHLTKQFAETVAVKNLSFDVNAGEIFGLIGPDGAGKTTTLRVIATAMNPTSGAVTVDGRDTVRDAEAAKQVIGYMPQRFALYPDLTVLENLNFFADLFGASRDERLALIARLLGFARLTEFQTRLARNLSGGMQKKLALAASLMHRPRVLLLDEPTTGVDPISRREFWDLLSEVHLQGVTIIIATPYLDEAERCTRVGLMYRGEMIACDTPSAIREHLGAVALEAQSSQAKLARRAIETGAGVLSVSTHGDSLRVLVDRAEREAELREVWNTHGIAIDHVRVVKPRLEDAFVLMTTQRERKPEGAP
- a CDS encoding isoprenylcysteine carboxylmethyltransferase family protein, producing MTIARHVFAILMLPFIVTVVIPSLVICSNGAVNIGWSLTPPLNFAPPLLGIGLIGAGLTLIVKTISLFANVGRGTLAPWDPPQKLVVRGIYRQTRNPMITGVLGVLLGEAMCLGVLGLFVWFAVFLLMNLVYIALIEEPGLQQRFGDAYAEYQRNVPRWIPRREPWEPRSDDE